From Weissella diestrammenae, a single genomic window includes:
- a CDS encoding DUF2075 domain-containing protein, which produces MNQILKEQFLIDTLSDDQEHIIDEMNAYIADAIKANSHSAAIINGAAGTGKSVVLMHLVAKYMADKKYRTALVVNHPELFKAYKDLAADMPGINQRDITRPTPLINKAQEKNWQYDVIFVDEAHLLLSKPEPYMHYHGENQLVDLMNLAKFVVVVYDFAQVFQSKMYWSPMLVKAAIGDYPYKEFDMNFQYRMITSDEQTAWMDHLTAEQRITPFPNNSEFEFKVFDTAGELYQNIIEKNKTVGLSRVVATSGFPRIDGRHNVEMDSFSLPWDEWDPQRTHWAKRESSITQVGTIYTLQGFDLNYVGMIIGPSFGYDEKTDSMTIIPEKYSHKEIFKKRKDITFTTDEYKEFIGNVLNVLMKRGKYGLYLTAYDDALRQRLMKLN; this is translated from the coding sequence ATGAATCAAATACTCAAAGAACAATTCCTAATTGATACCTTATCTGACGATCAAGAACACATCATTGATGAAATGAATGCGTATATTGCAGATGCCATTAAAGCTAATAGTCATTCAGCAGCTATTATTAATGGTGCGGCTGGGACAGGTAAATCAGTTGTCTTGATGCATCTTGTTGCCAAATATATGGCAGACAAAAAATATCGCACTGCTTTGGTGGTTAATCACCCTGAACTATTTAAGGCATATAAAGATTTGGCAGCCGATATGCCGGGTATCAATCAACGCGATATCACACGTCCAACCCCATTAATTAATAAAGCCCAGGAAAAGAACTGGCAATACGACGTAATCTTTGTTGACGAGGCGCACTTACTCCTTTCAAAACCTGAGCCATACATGCACTATCACGGAGAGAACCAGCTAGTTGATTTAATGAATTTAGCCAAATTCGTGGTTGTCGTTTACGATTTTGCACAAGTCTTTCAATCAAAAATGTACTGGTCACCAATGCTAGTCAAAGCCGCAATCGGTGATTATCCATACAAAGAATTTGATATGAATTTCCAATATCGTATGATTACCAGCGACGAACAAACGGCATGGATGGATCATTTAACTGCTGAGCAAAGAATCACACCCTTCCCCAATAACAGTGAGTTCGAATTTAAAGTCTTTGACACTGCCGGTGAACTCTACCAAAATATTATTGAAAAAAATAAAACAGTTGGTCTCAGTCGAGTGGTTGCAACTTCTGGTTTTCCACGTATTGATGGACGGCACAATGTTGAAATGGATTCATTTTCACTACCTTGGGACGAATGGGATCCACAACGTACACATTGGGCCAAGCGTGAGTCATCAATCACTCAAGTTGGTACTATTTATACGCTTCAAGGTTTTGACTTAAACTACGTTGGTATGATTATCGGTCCATCCTTTGGTTATGATGAAAAAACGGATTCAATGACGATTATCCCCGAAAAATATTCACACAAAGAAATTTTCAAAAAGCGCAAAGATATCACATTCACAACGGATGAATATAAAGAATTCATTGGCAACGTCTTAAATGTTTTAATGAAACGTGGTAAATATGGTTTATACCTGACAGCTTATGATGACGCCTTACGTCAGCGGCTCATGAAATTAAATTAG
- a CDS encoding TMEM175 family protein, producing MKKERMITFLDAMIPIIMIFLVLEFPKPEHISLSTLLELRTDFFAYFVSFFWLGMMWVGSHERFENIDEIQDKTFWATIIMLFFTSLIP from the coding sequence ATGAAAAAAGAACGGATGATTACCTTTTTAGATGCAATGATTCCAATTATTATGATCTTTTTAGTGTTGGAGTTTCCTAAACCAGAGCATATAAGTTTGTCAACTTTGTTGGAACTAAGAACTGACTTTTTTGCTTATTTCGTATCATTTTTTTGGTTAGGTATGATGTGGGTCGGTAGTCATGAACGATTTGAAAATATTGATGAAATACAAGATAAAACGTTCTGGGCTACAATTATCATGTTATTTTTTACCTCGCTCATTCCGTAG
- a CDS encoding NAD(P)H-dependent oxidoreductase has product MKTVIVYNHPYEKSFNHAILEATMRGLKHSENEIDLINLDEDKFNPVMEKEDLLGFVRHSAVDDQAVDYINRLQNADNLVFIFPIWWELMPAMMKGFIDKVIFPGGTFDYTKSGYGMISKLSRLKKTTVITTMNTPKALYRMIFSNAIQRSLIRGTLKKSGMKNITWLSFNMIKSSSIKRRTSWLVKVEKHFKNI; this is encoded by the coding sequence ATGAAAACAGTAATAGTTTATAATCATCCATATGAAAAGAGCTTCAATCATGCCATATTAGAAGCAACCATGCGTGGACTAAAGCACAGTGAAAATGAAATTGATTTAATTAATCTCGATGAAGATAAATTTAACCCAGTTATGGAAAAAGAGGATCTTCTTGGTTTTGTAAGGCATTCAGCTGTCGATGACCAAGCAGTTGATTATATTAATCGATTGCAAAATGCAGATAATTTAGTGTTTATTTTCCCTATTTGGTGGGAATTAATGCCAGCAATGATGAAAGGATTCATAGATAAAGTAATTTTTCCAGGTGGGACATTTGATTATACAAAATCTGGTTATGGCATGATCTCTAAACTGAGCAGATTAAAGAAAACAACTGTTATCACTACAATGAATACCCCAAAAGCACTTTATAGGATGATATTCAGTAATGCCATTCAACGTTCCTTAATTAGGGGAACACTTAAAAAAAGTGGTATGAAAAATATCACTTGGCTCAGTTTTAATATGATTAAATCGAGTTCGATTAAAAGAAGGACATCTTGGTTAGTGAAAGTCGAAAAACACTTCAAAAACATATAA
- a CDS encoding Crp/Fnr family transcriptional regulator — MVQLNNDKLNELFDIANNHNMISTKNIISKEILLSEGDISNSIYFVDSGLLRLWNNNDGVDITLQFFFPGDVVSSFESFYFQKPSKFSLDAVENSTIYFISHNDFTTLLDRYPDLYENLFLAISRRFIDYTNYFFSRIKNNPEQRFIELSEQNPLIFKQVPHYYIASYLGITPVSLSRIRNRLNK, encoded by the coding sequence ATGGTACAACTCAATAATGATAAATTAAATGAATTATTTGATATTGCGAATAATCATAATATGATTTCAACAAAGAATATTATATCAAAAGAAATATTATTATCTGAAGGAGATATATCAAATTCAATATATTTTGTCGACTCTGGTTTGCTAAGACTCTGGAATAATAATGACGGGGTAGACATCACTCTTCAATTTTTCTTTCCAGGCGATGTCGTCTCTTCATTCGAAAGTTTTTATTTCCAAAAGCCTAGTAAATTTAGTCTTGACGCCGTTGAAAATTCAACCATATATTTCATTTCACACAATGACTTTACTACGCTTCTAGATAGATATCCCGACCTATATGAAAATCTTTTCCTCGCGATAAGTCGTCGTTTTATTGACTATACAAATTATTTCTTTTCTCGCATTAAAAATAACCCTGAGCAAAGATTTATAGAACTATCGGAACAAAATCCATTGATTTTCAAACAAGTGCCACATTACTATATAGCGTCTTATTTGGGTATTACACCAGTATCATTGTCTCGAATAAGAAACCGCCTAAATAAGTAA
- a CDS encoding phosphoribosylglycinamide synthetase — MKSRQNINKPKRYRSAVLTIIFLLLGLIIGFTVNTFLNGKNSGFQTSQSSTATMVKNLEKVDQHVFLNVGIQDIETRQNNLKIPWTKIGVPLTEKKAIIILNYDAKLGIKKPVTINYDEQNKKLAIMVPKFDVIGVDLDAKNPYQLYDSRGNILSATTKNVDTGRLVSQALSNDKQAHYLKTYTTMIQESARDYYTTLFTSTAKDLSVTVNFE; from the coding sequence ATGAAATCGAGACAAAACATTAATAAACCAAAAAGATATCGCTCAGCAGTACTGACTATTATATTTTTATTGCTTGGGTTAATCATTGGATTCACGGTGAATACGTTTCTCAATGGCAAAAATTCTGGTTTTCAGACTAGCCAATCATCAACAGCGACGATGGTTAAAAATTTAGAAAAGGTTGATCAACATGTCTTTTTAAATGTTGGTATCCAGGATATTGAAACAAGGCAAAACAATCTCAAAATACCTTGGACTAAAATTGGTGTACCATTAACAGAGAAGAAAGCAATCATTATTCTCAACTATGATGCCAAATTAGGCATTAAAAAACCAGTGACAATCAACTATGATGAGCAAAATAAAAAGTTAGCCATTATGGTTCCAAAATTTGATGTCATTGGGGTTGATTTGGACGCCAAAAATCCTTATCAGTTGTATGATAGCCGTGGCAATATTCTAAGTGCCACAACCAAAAATGTTGATACAGGTCGACTTGTATCTCAAGCACTTTCGAATGATAAACAAGCACATTACCTAAAAACCTATACGACAATGATTCAGGAATCAGCCCGAGACTACTACACTACTCTGTTTACCTCAACGGCAAAAGATTTATCCGTTACCGTGAATTTTGAATAG